In Monodelphis domestica isolate mMonDom1 chromosome 3, mMonDom1.pri, whole genome shotgun sequence, the following proteins share a genomic window:
- the BCR gene encoding breakpoint cluster region protein isoform X2 produces the protein MVDPVGFAEAWRAQFPASEPPRMELGSVSAIEQELRRCQASIRRLEVEVNQERFRMIYLQTLLAKERKSYDQRRWGCPDPGPADRKPQDAEGSPQPQPPPRSGGRGQPPSVAALRSTFERARAGEEKPFYVNVEYHHERGLVKVNDRDVSERISSLGSQAMQQERRKAGPAAATDYEDAELNPRFLRDNLLSARPPADLQPYQSVYVGGPAAWREQDKPLTWPRGASSPRSFEELGGGGYTPDCSSNENLTSSEDDDEDDDEDGDGSSSRASPSPGAGAPKSRSPSQNSQQSLDSSSSPPTPQAQRRPRPGQVVVAEATIVGVRRTGQIWPAGGGGTGDEPARAQDAAFPGDPDTSFGTPPGYAYDADHAEQQRRWQEPRMPYIDDSPSCSPRLGGQSRGSPASGTSEPDAEKGLEMRRWVLSAILDSEKTYLGHLEALLLPMKPLKAAATTSQPVLSGQQIDTIFFKVPELYEIHKEFYDGLGPRVDCWSQQQRVGDLFQKLASQLGVYRAFVDNYEAAIEMADKCCQANAQFAEISENLQARGAKSSKDPTPKNSLETLLYKPVDRVTRSTLVLHDLLKHTPAGHPDHPLLQDALRISQNFLSSINEEITPRRQSMTVKKGEHRQLLKDSFMVELVEGARKLRHVFLFTDLFLCAKLKKQTAGKSQQYDCKWYIPLTDLSFQTLDEADAAPAIPLVPDEELDAMKTKISQIKSDIQREKRAHKGGRALERLKKKLSEQESLLLLMSPSMAFRVHNRHGKSYTFLISSDYERAEWREHVREQQKKCFKSFSLTSVEIQMLTNSCVKLQTVHHIPLTINKEDDEAAGLYGFLNVIVHSATGFKQSSNLYCTLEVDSFGYFVNKAKTRVYRDTTEPNWNEEFEIELEGSQTLRILCYEKCHHKAKLPKDDGEPTDRMMGKGQMQLDPQALQDKDWQRTVIAMNGIEAKLSVRFSSREFSLKRMPSRKQTGVFGVQISVVTKRERSKVPYIVRQCVEEIERRGMEEVGIYRVSGVATDIQALKAAFDVNNKDVSVMMSDMDVNAIAGTLKLYFRELPEPLFTDALYPSFAEGIALSDPVAKESCMLNLLLSLPEPSLLTFLFLLDHLKRVAEKETLNKMSLHNLATVFGPTLLRPSDKESKVLPTPSQPISMADSWSLEVMAQVQVLLYFLQLETLPAPDAKRQSVLFSTEV, from the exons ATGGTGGACCCCGTGGGCTTCGCCGAGGCGTGGCGGGCACAGTTCCCAGCCTCGGAGCCTCCCCGGATGGAGCTGGGCTCGGTGAGCGCCATCGAGCAGGAGCTGAGGCGCTGCCAGGCATCCATccggaggctggaggtggaggtgaACCAGGAGCGCTTCCGGATGATCTACCTGCAGACGCTGCTGGCCAAGGAGCGCAAGAGCTATGACCAGCGGCGCTGGGGCTGCCCCGACCCCGGCCCGGCAGACAGGAAGCCCCAGGACGCCGAGGGCTCCCCGCAGCCGCAGCCGCCCCCTCGAAGCGGAGGCCGGGGCCAGCCGCCCAGCGTGGCCGCTCTCAGGTCCACCTTCGAGCGTGCCCGGGCTGGGGAGGAGAAGCCCTTCTATGTGAACGTGGAGTACCACCACGAGCGGGGCCTGGTGAAGGTCAACGACAGGGACGTGTCCGAGCGCATCAGCAGCCTGGGCAGCCAGGCCATGCAGCAGGAGCGCCGCAAGGCGGGCCCGGCCGCGGCCACCGACTACGAGGACGCTGAGCTGAACCCCCGCTTCCTGAGGGACAACCTGCTCAGCGCCCGGCCGCCCGCCGACCTCCAGCCCTACCAGAGCGTCTACGTCGGGGGCCCCGCGGCCTGGCGGGAGCAGGACAAGCCCCTGACGTGGCCCCGCGGTGCCTCCTCCCCCCGCAGCTTCGAGGAGCTCGGTGGGGGCGGCTACACCCCGGACTGCAGCTCCAACGAGAACCTGACCTCCAGCGAGGACGACGACGAGGACGACGACGAGGACGGCGACGGCTCCTCCAGCCGCGCGTCCCCCAGCCCGGGCGCCGGGGCCCCCAAGAGCCGCTCCCCCTCCCAGAACTCCCAGCAGTCCCTGGACAGCAGCAGCAGCCCCCCGACGCCCCAGGCCCAGAGGCGGCCCCGGCCGGGCCAGGTGGTCGTGGCCGAAGCCACCATCGTGGGCGTCCGCAGGACCGGCCAGATCTGGCCCGCAGGAGGTGGCGGCACCGGGGACGAGCCTGCCCGGGCCCAGGACGCCGCGTTCCCTGGAGACCCAG ACACGTCCTTCGGCACGCCGCCGGGCTATGCCTATGACGCCGACCACGCGGAGCAGCAGCGGCGCTGGCAGGAGCCTCGAATGCCGTACATTGACGACTCACCCTCGTGCTCGCCCCGGCTCGGCGGCCAGAGCAGGGGCAGCCCAGCCTCGGGCACG AGCGAGCCGGACGCAGAGAAGGGCCTGGAGATGAGGCGGTGGGTGCTGTCGGCCATCCTGGACAGTGAGAAGACCTACCTGGGCCACCTGGAGGCTCTGCTGCTG CCCATGAAGCCTCTGAAGGCGGCCGCCACCACGTCGCAGCCGGTGCTGAGCGGGCAGCAGATCGACACCATCTTCTTCAAGGTGCCAGAGCTCTACGAGATCCACAAGGAGTTCTACGACGGGCTGGGCCCCCGCGTGGACTGCTGGAGTCAGCAGCAGCGTGTGGGCGACCTCTTCCAGAAGCTG GCCAGCCAGCTCGGGGTTTACCGGGCCTTCGTGGACAACTACGAGGCCGCCATCGAGATGGCCGACAAGTGCTGCCAGGCCAACGCACAGTTCGCCGAGATCTCTGAG AACCTGCAAGCCCGCGGCGCCAAGAGCTCCAAAGACCCGACACCCAAAAACTCTCTGGAAA CTCTGCTCTACAAGCCAGTGGACCGTGTGACCCGCAGTACCCTGGTGCTCCAC GACCTGCTGAAGCACACGCCCGCTGGGCACCCCGACCACCCCCTGCTGCAGGACGCCCTCAGGATCTcccagaacttcctgtccagCATCAACGAGGAGATCACGCCGCGCCGGCAGTCCATGACAGTCAAGAAGGGCGAG CACCGGCAGCTCCTCAAGGACAGCTTCATGGTGGAGCTGGTGGAGGGGGCGCGCAAGCTGCGGCACGTCTTCCTCTTCACAGACCTCTTCCTGTGCGCCAAGCTCAAGAAGCAGACGGCAGG CAAAAGTCAGCAGTACGACTGCAAGTGGTACATCCCGCTCACGGACCTGAGCTTCCAGACGCTGGACGAGGCCGACGCGGCACCCGCCATCCCGCTGGTGCCCGACGAGGAGCTGGACGCCATGAAGACGAAGATCTCCCAGATCAAGAGCGACATCCAACGCGAAAAG AGGGCCCACAAGGGTGGCCGAGCCCTGGAGCGGCTGAAGAAGAAGCTCTCGGAACAAGAGTCTCTGCTCCTGCTCATGTCGCCCAGCATGGCCTTCAGGGTCCACAACCGCCACGGCAAG AGCTACACCTTCCTCATCTCCTCCGACTACGAGCGCGCCGAGTGGAGGGAGCACGTGCGGGAGCAGCAGAAGAAAT gcTTTAAGAGCTTCTCGCTAACCTCGGTGGAGATTCAAATGCTGACCAACTCGTGCGTCAAGCTGCAGACGGTCCACCACATCCCCCTGACCATCAACAAGGAGG ATGACGAAGCGGCCGGCCTCTACGGGTTCCTGAACGTCATCGTCCACTCGGCCACGGGCTTCAAGCAGAGCTCGA ATCTCTACTGCACTCTGGAGGTGGACTCCTTCGGCTACTTCGTGAACAAGGCCAAGACGCGCGTCTACAGGGACACGACGGAGCCCAACTGGAATGAG GAGTTCGAGATCGAGCTGGAGGGCTCCCAGACCTTACGGATTCTGTGCTATGAGAAGTGCCACCACAAGGCCAAGCTTCCCAAGGACGACGGGGAGCCCACGGACCGCATGATGGGCAAAGGGCAGATGCAG CTGGACCCCCAGGCCCTGCAGGACAAAGACTGGCAGCGAACTGTCATCGCCATGAACGGG ATTGAGGCCAAGCTCTCTGTGAGGTTCAGCAGCCGCGAGTTCAGCCTGAAGAGGATGCCGTCCCGCAAGCAGACGGGTGTCTTCGGGGTCCAGATCTCCGTCGTCACCAA GCGGGAGAGGTCCAAGGTACCCTACATCGTGCGTCAGTGTGTGGAGGAGATCGAGCGCCGCGGCATGGAGGAAGTGGGCATCTACCGTGTGTCCGGGGTGGCCACCGACATCCAGGCCTTGAAGGCTGCTTTCGACGTCA ACAACAAAGACGTGTCGGTGATGATGAGCGACATGGACGTCAATGCCATCGCCGGCACGCTAAAGCTGTACTTCAGGGAGCTGCCTGAACCCCTCTTCACAGACGCACTGTACCCCAGCTTCGCAGAGGGCATCG CGCTTTCGGACCCTGTGGCCAAGGAGAGCTGCATGCTGAACCTGTTGCTGTCCCTGCCTGAGCCCAGCCTCCtcaccttcctcttcctcctggaCCACCTAAAAAG GGTGGCGGAGAAGGAGACCCTCAACAAGATGTCCCTCCACAACCTGGCCACCGTCTTCGGGCCAACCCTGCTCCGGCCCTCCGACAAGGAGAGCAAAGTCCTACCGACCCCGAGCCAGCCCATCAGCATGGCCGACAGCTGGTCCCTGGAGGTCATGGCCCAG GTCCAGGTGCTGCTCTACTTCCTGCAGCTAGAGACGCTCCCAGCCCCCGATGCCAAGAGGCAGAGCGTCCTTTTTTCCACCGAAGTGTGA
- the BCR gene encoding breakpoint cluster region protein isoform X1, whose amino-acid sequence MVDPVGFAEAWRAQFPASEPPRMELGSVSAIEQELRRCQASIRRLEVEVNQERFRMIYLQTLLAKERKSYDQRRWGCPDPGPADRKPQDAEGSPQPQPPPRSGGRGQPPSVAALRSTFERARAGEEKPFYVNVEYHHERGLVKVNDRDVSERISSLGSQAMQQERRKAGPAAATDYEDAELNPRFLRDNLLSARPPADLQPYQSVYVGGPAAWREQDKPLTWPRGASSPRSFEELGGGGYTPDCSSNENLTSSEDDDEDDDEDGDGSSSRASPSPGAGAPKSRSPSQNSQQSLDSSSSPPTPQAQRRPRPGQVVVAEATIVGVRRTGQIWPAGGGGTGDEPARAQDAAFPGDPDTSFGTPPGYAYDADHAEQQRRWQEPRMPYIDDSPSCSPRLGGQSRGSPASGTSEPDAEKGLEMRRWVLSAILDSEKTYLGHLEALLLPMKPLKAAATTSQPVLSGQQIDTIFFKVPELYEIHKEFYDGLGPRVDCWSQQQRVGDLFQKLASQLGVYRAFVDNYEAAIEMADKCCQANAQFAEISENLQARGAKSSKDPTPKNSLETLLYKPVDRVTRSTLVLHDLLKHTPAGHPDHPLLQDALRISQNFLSSINEEITPRRQSMTVKKGEQHRQLLKDSFMVELVEGARKLRHVFLFTDLFLCAKLKKQTAGKSQQYDCKWYIPLTDLSFQTLDEADAAPAIPLVPDEELDAMKTKISQIKSDIQREKRAHKGGRALERLKKKLSEQESLLLLMSPSMAFRVHNRHGKSYTFLISSDYERAEWREHVREQQKKCFKSFSLTSVEIQMLTNSCVKLQTVHHIPLTINKEDDEAAGLYGFLNVIVHSATGFKQSSNLYCTLEVDSFGYFVNKAKTRVYRDTTEPNWNEEFEIELEGSQTLRILCYEKCHHKAKLPKDDGEPTDRMMGKGQMQLDPQALQDKDWQRTVIAMNGIEAKLSVRFSSREFSLKRMPSRKQTGVFGVQISVVTKRERSKVPYIVRQCVEEIERRGMEEVGIYRVSGVATDIQALKAAFDVNNKDVSVMMSDMDVNAIAGTLKLYFRELPEPLFTDALYPSFAEGIALSDPVAKESCMLNLLLSLPEPSLLTFLFLLDHLKRVAEKETLNKMSLHNLATVFGPTLLRPSDKESKVLPTPSQPISMADSWSLEVMAQVQVLLYFLQLETLPAPDAKRQSVLFSTEV is encoded by the exons ATGGTGGACCCCGTGGGCTTCGCCGAGGCGTGGCGGGCACAGTTCCCAGCCTCGGAGCCTCCCCGGATGGAGCTGGGCTCGGTGAGCGCCATCGAGCAGGAGCTGAGGCGCTGCCAGGCATCCATccggaggctggaggtggaggtgaACCAGGAGCGCTTCCGGATGATCTACCTGCAGACGCTGCTGGCCAAGGAGCGCAAGAGCTATGACCAGCGGCGCTGGGGCTGCCCCGACCCCGGCCCGGCAGACAGGAAGCCCCAGGACGCCGAGGGCTCCCCGCAGCCGCAGCCGCCCCCTCGAAGCGGAGGCCGGGGCCAGCCGCCCAGCGTGGCCGCTCTCAGGTCCACCTTCGAGCGTGCCCGGGCTGGGGAGGAGAAGCCCTTCTATGTGAACGTGGAGTACCACCACGAGCGGGGCCTGGTGAAGGTCAACGACAGGGACGTGTCCGAGCGCATCAGCAGCCTGGGCAGCCAGGCCATGCAGCAGGAGCGCCGCAAGGCGGGCCCGGCCGCGGCCACCGACTACGAGGACGCTGAGCTGAACCCCCGCTTCCTGAGGGACAACCTGCTCAGCGCCCGGCCGCCCGCCGACCTCCAGCCCTACCAGAGCGTCTACGTCGGGGGCCCCGCGGCCTGGCGGGAGCAGGACAAGCCCCTGACGTGGCCCCGCGGTGCCTCCTCCCCCCGCAGCTTCGAGGAGCTCGGTGGGGGCGGCTACACCCCGGACTGCAGCTCCAACGAGAACCTGACCTCCAGCGAGGACGACGACGAGGACGACGACGAGGACGGCGACGGCTCCTCCAGCCGCGCGTCCCCCAGCCCGGGCGCCGGGGCCCCCAAGAGCCGCTCCCCCTCCCAGAACTCCCAGCAGTCCCTGGACAGCAGCAGCAGCCCCCCGACGCCCCAGGCCCAGAGGCGGCCCCGGCCGGGCCAGGTGGTCGTGGCCGAAGCCACCATCGTGGGCGTCCGCAGGACCGGCCAGATCTGGCCCGCAGGAGGTGGCGGCACCGGGGACGAGCCTGCCCGGGCCCAGGACGCCGCGTTCCCTGGAGACCCAG ACACGTCCTTCGGCACGCCGCCGGGCTATGCCTATGACGCCGACCACGCGGAGCAGCAGCGGCGCTGGCAGGAGCCTCGAATGCCGTACATTGACGACTCACCCTCGTGCTCGCCCCGGCTCGGCGGCCAGAGCAGGGGCAGCCCAGCCTCGGGCACG AGCGAGCCGGACGCAGAGAAGGGCCTGGAGATGAGGCGGTGGGTGCTGTCGGCCATCCTGGACAGTGAGAAGACCTACCTGGGCCACCTGGAGGCTCTGCTGCTG CCCATGAAGCCTCTGAAGGCGGCCGCCACCACGTCGCAGCCGGTGCTGAGCGGGCAGCAGATCGACACCATCTTCTTCAAGGTGCCAGAGCTCTACGAGATCCACAAGGAGTTCTACGACGGGCTGGGCCCCCGCGTGGACTGCTGGAGTCAGCAGCAGCGTGTGGGCGACCTCTTCCAGAAGCTG GCCAGCCAGCTCGGGGTTTACCGGGCCTTCGTGGACAACTACGAGGCCGCCATCGAGATGGCCGACAAGTGCTGCCAGGCCAACGCACAGTTCGCCGAGATCTCTGAG AACCTGCAAGCCCGCGGCGCCAAGAGCTCCAAAGACCCGACACCCAAAAACTCTCTGGAAA CTCTGCTCTACAAGCCAGTGGACCGTGTGACCCGCAGTACCCTGGTGCTCCAC GACCTGCTGAAGCACACGCCCGCTGGGCACCCCGACCACCCCCTGCTGCAGGACGCCCTCAGGATCTcccagaacttcctgtccagCATCAACGAGGAGATCACGCCGCGCCGGCAGTCCATGACAGTCAAGAAGGGCGAG CAGCACCGGCAGCTCCTCAAGGACAGCTTCATGGTGGAGCTGGTGGAGGGGGCGCGCAAGCTGCGGCACGTCTTCCTCTTCACAGACCTCTTCCTGTGCGCCAAGCTCAAGAAGCAGACGGCAGG CAAAAGTCAGCAGTACGACTGCAAGTGGTACATCCCGCTCACGGACCTGAGCTTCCAGACGCTGGACGAGGCCGACGCGGCACCCGCCATCCCGCTGGTGCCCGACGAGGAGCTGGACGCCATGAAGACGAAGATCTCCCAGATCAAGAGCGACATCCAACGCGAAAAG AGGGCCCACAAGGGTGGCCGAGCCCTGGAGCGGCTGAAGAAGAAGCTCTCGGAACAAGAGTCTCTGCTCCTGCTCATGTCGCCCAGCATGGCCTTCAGGGTCCACAACCGCCACGGCAAG AGCTACACCTTCCTCATCTCCTCCGACTACGAGCGCGCCGAGTGGAGGGAGCACGTGCGGGAGCAGCAGAAGAAAT gcTTTAAGAGCTTCTCGCTAACCTCGGTGGAGATTCAAATGCTGACCAACTCGTGCGTCAAGCTGCAGACGGTCCACCACATCCCCCTGACCATCAACAAGGAGG ATGACGAAGCGGCCGGCCTCTACGGGTTCCTGAACGTCATCGTCCACTCGGCCACGGGCTTCAAGCAGAGCTCGA ATCTCTACTGCACTCTGGAGGTGGACTCCTTCGGCTACTTCGTGAACAAGGCCAAGACGCGCGTCTACAGGGACACGACGGAGCCCAACTGGAATGAG GAGTTCGAGATCGAGCTGGAGGGCTCCCAGACCTTACGGATTCTGTGCTATGAGAAGTGCCACCACAAGGCCAAGCTTCCCAAGGACGACGGGGAGCCCACGGACCGCATGATGGGCAAAGGGCAGATGCAG CTGGACCCCCAGGCCCTGCAGGACAAAGACTGGCAGCGAACTGTCATCGCCATGAACGGG ATTGAGGCCAAGCTCTCTGTGAGGTTCAGCAGCCGCGAGTTCAGCCTGAAGAGGATGCCGTCCCGCAAGCAGACGGGTGTCTTCGGGGTCCAGATCTCCGTCGTCACCAA GCGGGAGAGGTCCAAGGTACCCTACATCGTGCGTCAGTGTGTGGAGGAGATCGAGCGCCGCGGCATGGAGGAAGTGGGCATCTACCGTGTGTCCGGGGTGGCCACCGACATCCAGGCCTTGAAGGCTGCTTTCGACGTCA ACAACAAAGACGTGTCGGTGATGATGAGCGACATGGACGTCAATGCCATCGCCGGCACGCTAAAGCTGTACTTCAGGGAGCTGCCTGAACCCCTCTTCACAGACGCACTGTACCCCAGCTTCGCAGAGGGCATCG CGCTTTCGGACCCTGTGGCCAAGGAGAGCTGCATGCTGAACCTGTTGCTGTCCCTGCCTGAGCCCAGCCTCCtcaccttcctcttcctcctggaCCACCTAAAAAG GGTGGCGGAGAAGGAGACCCTCAACAAGATGTCCCTCCACAACCTGGCCACCGTCTTCGGGCCAACCCTGCTCCGGCCCTCCGACAAGGAGAGCAAAGTCCTACCGACCCCGAGCCAGCCCATCAGCATGGCCGACAGCTGGTCCCTGGAGGTCATGGCCCAG GTCCAGGTGCTGCTCTACTTCCTGCAGCTAGAGACGCTCCCAGCCCCCGATGCCAAGAGGCAGAGCGTCCTTTTTTCCACCGAAGTGTGA